One part of the Thermodesulfobacterium commune DSM 2178 genome encodes these proteins:
- a CDS encoding universal stress protein codes for MSLTIALAIDFKKLTPNVITSGLFLADHLPEVSNIILFHAIEYFLTPPAYLQPYLEKEKQKLDQDLKELVSSYLDEKFKKRFTFQTKVILGNFWYSLTNFIEQVKPFVVVLGYVPHFLKVPTAEKMIERLNCNFLVVKETSLTKIQRLGCLIDFSETSESCLKMASLLSKKNVLEISSLNVIQPPDFLKKTVLNNDPIKEELEQRYTLWNKLIAKFSDEQEFVQKIKFEVTVGNRLEKIEEFVKNQAIDLLIMGKKGKMVQKGLGSIAREVVRRIEIPMLIVDQVFL; via the coding sequence ATGAGTTTAACCATAGCTTTAGCCATAGACTTTAAAAAGTTAACCCCAAATGTGATAACCTCTGGCCTTTTCTTGGCTGACCATTTGCCAGAGGTTTCTAACATCATACTTTTTCATGCCATCGAATACTTTCTAACTCCTCCTGCCTACCTTCAACCTTATTTAGAAAAGGAAAAACAAAAGTTAGACCAAGATTTAAAGGAACTTGTTAGTTCCTATTTAGACGAAAAATTCAAAAAACGATTTACTTTTCAGACTAAAGTCATTTTAGGTAACTTTTGGTATTCCCTTACCAATTTTATCGAGCAGGTCAAACCCTTTGTAGTAGTTTTAGGGTATGTCCCCCATTTTCTAAAAGTCCCTACCGCAGAGAAAATGATCGAAAGGCTTAACTGTAATTTCTTAGTGGTTAAAGAAACCTCTCTTACCAAGATCCAAAGATTAGGTTGTCTTATAGATTTTTCTGAAACAAGCGAATCCTGTTTAAAAATGGCTTCTCTTTTAAGCAAAAAAAACGTCTTAGAAATATCTTCCCTAAACGTAATACAACCGCCTGATTTTCTAAAAAAAACTGTGTTAAACAATGACCCTATCAAAGAAGAACTTGAGCAAAGATATACTTTATGGAACAAACTTATAGCCAAATTTAGTGATGAACAGGAGTTTGTCCAAAAAATAAAGTTTGAAGTAACAGTAGGTAACAGGCTTGAAAAAATAGAAGAATTTGTTAAAAACCAGGCAATCGACCTGTTAATCATGGGAAAAAAAGGTAAAATGGTTCAAAAAGGGTTAGGTTCTATTGCCAGAGAAGTCGTTAGAAGGATTGAAATACCTATGTTGATAGTAGATCAAGTTTTTTTATAG
- a CDS encoding BCAM0308 family protein translates to MSKKGDKWIKHTHVFETTEDPYAMKEAPAGEAICPRCKAVFKDKRWVIDEELYEELKEIDTVPQLICPGCKKALEQYAMGYLYISGGFWESHKGDIMKLLNNEYERARNINPLHQIINIKDEDGVTVIETTTDHLAQRLGRALYRAYKGDLEFKWSKGDKLVRVYWHRDK, encoded by the coding sequence ATGAGTAAAAAAGGGGATAAATGGATCAAACATACGCATGTTTTTGAGACCACTGAAGACCCTTACGCAATGAAAGAGGCTCCTGCAGGAGAGGCCATCTGTCCCAGATGTAAAGCGGTGTTTAAAGATAAACGTTGGGTTATAGACGAGGAATTATACGAGGAACTGAAAGAAATCGATACAGTTCCGCAGCTTATATGTCCAGGCTGTAAAAAAGCTTTAGAACAGTATGCTATGGGGTATCTTTATATCTCAGGGGGTTTTTGGGAATCTCACAAAGGCGACATCATGAAACTATTAAACAATGAATATGAAAGAGCTCGGAACATTAACCCGTTACATCAAATTATAAATATAAAAGATGAAGACGGGGTAACAGTTATCGAGACCACTACCGACCATTTAGCTCAAAGACTTGGAAGGGCTCTTTACAGAGCCTATAAAGGAGATTTAGAATTTAAATGGTCCAAAGGAGACAAATTGGTAAGAGTTTACTGGCACAGAGACAAATAA
- a CDS encoding sodium:calcium antiporter: MDIILLVLALLIILFCAEIFTNGVENLGKALSLSQAVVGSVLAAVGTALPETIIPLVAILMYKGEGGSSIGIGAILGAPFMLVTAGLFLVGIGVFLSYLLKRRKVLQVYLEPKTFKRDFTFFLISYSLAIFFPFFFENTRFVHYIIGLLLLINYFIYLFFTFRAESLEVESEENLYLEKILKIKNPTKNTVVFLSSVQVVLALILMVKGAHLFVEKLEVLSHSWGLDPLLFALLIAPLATELPEKFNSLIWTLRERDVLALGNMTGAMVFQSTFPVSVGLLFTDWIVEGLALTSAIIAISLGLIYVLFLNLFKKIPVYLFIISGICYLVYGYLVIQSFNN, from the coding sequence ATGGACATAATTTTGTTAGTATTAGCACTTTTAATCATATTGTTTTGTGCAGAAATATTTACCAACGGGGTTGAAAATTTAGGCAAAGCCCTTTCTTTGTCCCAAGCAGTGGTAGGCAGTGTACTTGCAGCCGTAGGGACAGCTCTTCCAGAAACCATTATTCCCTTAGTAGCCATTCTGATGTACAAAGGAGAAGGAGGCTCTTCTATAGGCATAGGAGCGATTTTAGGAGCTCCTTTTATGTTAGTTACTGCTGGATTGTTTCTCGTAGGTATAGGGGTTTTTTTGAGCTATCTTTTAAAAAGAAGAAAGGTTTTACAGGTGTATCTTGAACCTAAAACTTTTAAAAGAGATTTTACTTTCTTTCTAATTAGCTATTCCTTGGCTATCTTTTTTCCCTTTTTCTTTGAAAACACCCGTTTTGTGCATTACATCATCGGTTTATTACTGTTGATTAACTATTTTATCTATCTTTTCTTTACCTTTCGGGCAGAAAGTTTGGAAGTTGAGTCAGAAGAAAACCTATATTTAGAAAAAATACTAAAGATTAAGAACCCTACCAAGAATACCGTGGTGTTTCTTTCGTCAGTTCAGGTAGTTTTAGCCCTTATCTTGATGGTGAAAGGTGCTCATCTTTTTGTAGAAAAATTAGAGGTTTTGTCTCATTCTTGGGGGTTAGACCCTCTTCTTTTTGCCCTTTTAATAGCTCCCTTAGCTACTGAACTTCCTGAAAAGTTTAACAGCCTGATTTGGACTTTAAGAGAGCGAGACGTTTTAGCTCTGGGAAACATGACCGGAGCTATGGTTTTTCAGTCAACCTTTCCTGTAAGTGTAGGTCTTCTTTTCACCGATTGGATAGTAGAAGGATTAGCTTTGACTTCAGCGATAATTGCCATATCCTTAGGGCTTATCTATGTCCTCTTCTTAAACCTTTTTAAAAAAATTCCTGTTTATCTTTTTATAATTTCAGGGATTTGTTATTTAGTGTATGGTTATTTAGTAATCCAGAGTTTCAATAATTAA